A region from the Chanodichthys erythropterus isolate Z2021 chromosome 5, ASM2448905v1, whole genome shotgun sequence genome encodes:
- the LOC137019896 gene encoding uncharacterized protein, with protein sequence MSSSNSCGNSDQSTNTAVEPAQQGTWVTVRRPSRGKHHSSVPLRTSNRFSPLSDAPTENPVESALVIADSITRNVKIETPATIVTCLPGARAPDIKANLKVLANANRKYSKIIIHVGTNDVRLCQSEITKINIKEVCELANTMSGEVICSGPLPVHRSDEIVSRLSSLNGWLSKWCPQNNIGFIDNWKSFWGRPDLLKRDGIHLSRNGAALLSSNMAHSLRTKT encoded by the exons ATGagttcatcaaacagctgtggtaactcggatcagtctacaaacacg GCTGTAGAGCCCGCGCAGCAGGGCACATGGGTAACGGTGAGGCGGCCTAGCCGcggaaaacaccactcttccgttccattaagaacatcaaacaggttctccccactcagtgacgcacccactgagaatcctgttgaaagtgccctagttattgccgattctattacacggaacgtgaaaatagagacaccagccactatagtcacatgtttgccgggagccagagcacctgacatcaaagcaaatttaaaagtgctggctaatgctaatcgtaaatattctaaaattattattcacgtcggcacaaatgatgttcgactttgccagtcggagatcactaaaattaacattaaagaggtgtgtgaactcgcaaatacaatgtcaggagaagtaatttgctctggtccccttcctgttcataggagtgatgagatagttagcagattatcatcactcaatggctggctgtctaagtggtgtccgcagaataatataggtttcatagacaattggaaaagcttttggggcagacctgacctgttgaaaagagatggtattcatctgTCCCGgaatggtgctgctcttctctctagtaatatggcacacAGTCTCAGaactaaaacatga